The following are encoded together in the Mumia sp. Pv4-285 genome:
- a CDS encoding SRPBCC family protein, whose product MAAPVARAFETVADLERYATWWPDVRHVVGIDDDTARVAIRSTLPYTLHLTLHRTRVDGDAGHLLAEIAGDLEGWASWRLTAAADGTTTLRYSQEVVTTEPWMNAAGHLLAPVFRLNHRAMMRRGQAGLTDHLTSS is encoded by the coding sequence GTGGCCGCGCCCGTCGCGCGGGCCTTCGAGACGGTCGCCGACCTCGAGCGCTACGCCACCTGGTGGCCCGACGTCCGACACGTGGTCGGCATCGACGACGACACCGCGCGGGTGGCGATCCGCTCGACACTGCCCTACACCCTGCACCTCACCCTCCACCGGACCCGCGTCGATGGCGATGCCGGGCACCTGCTCGCCGAGATCGCGGGCGACCTCGAGGGCTGGGCGAGCTGGCGCCTGACGGCAGCGGCCGACGGCACCACGACGCTCCGCTACTCCCAGGAGGTCGTCACCACCGAGCCCTGGATGAACGCCGCCGGGCACCTGCTCGCCCCGGTGTTCCGGCTCAACCATCGCGCCATGATGCGACGAGGCCAGGCCGGCCTGACCGACCACCTCACGTCCTCCTAG
- a CDS encoding DUF6636 domain-containing protein: MHRRHSRSTLAGVALIALTLAGCGSASDLASADAGSTDAPTPTTPSRTATLPLDDVDTDLPKAGDEMPAFRSPTGNIVCRLDTDGARCQIKDYAYKPPQRPEGCEGGWGGALVLDEFGGYFACAVPAMSGNSPELAYGRSTVIGAYGCTSQRTGVTCVDTDTGRGFTLSRERTGTF; the protein is encoded by the coding sequence GTGCACCGCAGACACTCACGCTCGACTCTCGCCGGAGTCGCGCTGATCGCTCTGACGCTCGCCGGATGCGGCTCCGCATCCGACCTCGCCAGTGCGGACGCCGGCTCCACGGACGCGCCCACCCCGACCACTCCCTCGCGGACGGCGACGCTGCCCCTGGACGACGTCGACACGGACCTCCCCAAGGCGGGCGACGAGATGCCCGCGTTCCGCAGTCCGACGGGCAACATCGTCTGCCGCCTCGACACCGACGGGGCGCGCTGCCAGATCAAGGACTACGCCTACAAACCTCCGCAGCGGCCCGAGGGGTGCGAGGGCGGCTGGGGAGGCGCGCTGGTCCTCGATGAGTTCGGCGGCTACTTCGCCTGCGCGGTGCCCGCGATGAGCGGCAACTCGCCGGAGCTCGCGTACGGCCGCTCGACGGTCATCGGAGCCTACGGATGCACGAGCCAGCGCACCGGCGTGACCTGCGTCGACACCGACACGGGCCGTGGATTCACGCTGTCACGCGAACGCACCGGCACGTTCTGA
- the secD gene encoding protein translocase subunit SecD, translating to MSGPKSRAPLWRAVAALAVLVLSAIIALNFSPRLGLDLKGGTQIVLETKSTDRVTADSESTDRALEVIRGRVDSLGVSEPTLARAGDTRIIVELPGVQDPREAAKVIGQTAQLSFHNVVGPADETTKPAEGQQIVEDEDGNPIVVGPVALDGNGVSSADAEQESQSLQWVVNVKFNGEGAPGWQSLVAEACENTAGGQRIAIMLDDRVISSPQVQPSLCTGAGSTTSITGNFTADSSKDLAVLIEGGALPLPVEVIEQRTVGATLGDAAIEASVEAALFGVALTAVFIIIVYRLMGFLASIALGTYALLSYAMLVWLGATLTLPGLAGFVLAIGLAIDANVLVFERAREEYLRRTGEGLSRALDTGYSKAWTAILDSNVTTIIAAGLLFIFASGPVKGFGVTLTIGTIASMVSALVIARVLTDWAVRRSFVKKRPAITGLTGTGKFRDWLVTKGPFVMGRAGTLIIGTVVAIVIAITGVVTQGLNLGVEFTGGRVLDYKVGQTISADEAREVVADAGFPNAVVQESSGESGDQNNITVRTDQISDDEAATIEQALDEAAGPVTKERDELIGPSLGDELRNKAIIAFIIALGAQMIYLAIRFRWTFAGAAVLALAVTVTLVVGIFAWLGEPVDGVFLAAVLSIIGLDVNDTVVVFDRIRENLRERREGKSLRRVFNDAIMQTIPRTINTGLGAIFILAALAIFGGSSLQPFAIALLLGLVLGTLGTVIVASPIALLLEEKFPKQTKEDRVAAADPYATVPASGREAGTL from the coding sequence GTGTCAGGTCCCAAGTCCCGCGCGCCATTGTGGCGCGCCGTGGCGGCACTCGCCGTCCTCGTACTCTCGGCGATCATCGCCCTGAACTTCTCTCCTCGTCTCGGCCTCGATCTCAAGGGCGGGACGCAGATCGTCCTCGAGACGAAGTCCACCGACCGCGTCACCGCCGACAGCGAGTCGACCGACCGTGCGCTCGAGGTGATCCGAGGCCGCGTCGACTCCCTCGGTGTCTCGGAGCCGACGCTCGCACGCGCCGGTGACACCCGCATCATCGTCGAGCTCCCCGGCGTCCAGGACCCCCGCGAAGCGGCGAAGGTCATCGGCCAGACGGCTCAGCTGTCGTTCCACAACGTGGTGGGCCCTGCCGATGAGACCACCAAGCCCGCCGAGGGCCAGCAGATCGTCGAGGACGAGGACGGCAACCCGATCGTCGTCGGCCCCGTCGCGTTGGACGGCAACGGCGTCAGCAGCGCCGACGCCGAGCAGGAGTCGCAGTCGCTCCAGTGGGTCGTGAACGTCAAGTTCAACGGTGAGGGCGCCCCCGGGTGGCAGTCGCTCGTCGCAGAGGCCTGCGAGAACACCGCCGGCGGTCAGCGGATCGCGATCATGCTCGACGACCGCGTGATCTCCTCTCCGCAGGTGCAGCCCAGCCTCTGCACCGGCGCCGGGTCGACGACCAGCATCACCGGCAACTTCACTGCCGACTCCTCCAAGGACCTCGCCGTCCTGATCGAGGGCGGCGCACTGCCCCTCCCCGTCGAGGTCATCGAGCAGCGCACGGTCGGCGCCACCCTGGGCGATGCCGCGATCGAGGCTTCCGTCGAGGCCGCTCTGTTCGGCGTCGCGCTCACCGCCGTCTTCATCATCATCGTCTACCGCCTGATGGGCTTCCTCGCCAGCATCGCGCTCGGCACGTACGCCCTGCTCTCGTACGCGATGCTCGTCTGGCTCGGCGCGACCCTGACGTTGCCCGGCCTCGCCGGCTTCGTGCTCGCCATCGGCCTGGCGATCGATGCCAACGTGCTCGTCTTCGAACGAGCGCGAGAGGAATACCTGAGGCGGACCGGTGAAGGGCTCTCACGCGCTCTGGACACCGGATACAGCAAGGCGTGGACGGCGATCCTGGACTCCAACGTCACGACGATCATCGCCGCCGGTCTGCTGTTCATCTTCGCGAGCGGGCCCGTCAAGGGCTTCGGTGTCACGCTGACCATCGGAACGATCGCCTCGATGGTCTCCGCGCTGGTCATCGCGCGCGTGCTCACGGACTGGGCGGTCCGCCGCTCCTTCGTCAAGAAGCGTCCGGCGATCACTGGCCTCACCGGGACGGGGAAGTTCCGCGACTGGCTGGTCACGAAGGGCCCCTTCGTGATGGGGCGTGCCGGCACCCTCATCATCGGCACGGTCGTCGCGATCGTGATCGCGATCACCGGGGTCGTGACGCAGGGCCTCAACCTCGGTGTCGAGTTCACCGGTGGCCGCGTCCTCGACTACAAGGTCGGTCAGACGATCTCGGCCGACGAGGCGCGCGAGGTGGTCGCTGACGCCGGCTTCCCGAACGCGGTCGTTCAGGAGTCCAGCGGTGAGTCCGGCGACCAGAACAACATCACGGTCCGCACCGACCAGATCAGCGACGACGAGGCCGCCACCATCGAGCAGGCGCTCGACGAGGCTGCGGGCCCGGTGACGAAGGAGCGCGACGAGCTGATCGGCCCGAGCCTCGGCGACGAGCTGCGCAACAAGGCGATCATCGCGTTCATCATCGCGCTCGGTGCACAGATGATCTATCTGGCGATCCGGTTCCGGTGGACATTCGCCGGAGCCGCCGTCCTTGCGCTCGCCGTGACCGTCACTCTGGTCGTCGGCATCTTCGCGTGGCTCGGCGAACCCGTGGACGGGGTCTTCCTGGCCGCAGTCCTGTCGATCATCGGCCTCGACGTCAACGACACCGTCGTCGTGTTCGACCGCATCCGAGAGAACCTGCGAGAACGCAGGGAGGGCAAGAGTCTGCGACGGGTCTTCAACGACGCGATCATGCAGACGATCCCCCGTACGATCAACACCGGCCTGGGTGCGATCTTCATCCTCGCCGCGCTGGCGATCTTCGGTGGCTCGTCGCTGCAGCCGTTCGCGATCGCTCTGCTGCTCGGTCTGGTCCTCGGCACCCTCGGCACGGTGATCGTGGCGTCGCCGATCGCGTTGCTGCTCGAGGAGAAGTTCCCGAAGCAGACGAAGGAGGACCGCGTCGCGGCGGCCGACCCGTACGCGACGGTTCCGGCGAGCGGTCGCGAGGCCGGCACGCTCTGA
- a CDS encoding dihydrolipoyl dehydrogenase family protein, with translation MDHAQPETVDVVVIGTGPGGEAAAGELARAGLSVVAIEAALVGGECPYYGCIPSKTLIRSADLLADARSADGVAGDVTVTPDFSDAYARVAAVTADWDDTAAVERLENAGARLVRGTATITGPGTVSVGDRSWTAQHGILLDVGTRPTVPPIDGLADTPYWTNRDLLRSAEAPTSLLVLGGGAIGLELAQAYARYGVAVTVVEAAPRLLAHEEPESSELVTRALEADDVDIRTSSKVVEVAHDGERFSVALADGTTLGAQRLLVSSGRTPNTDRLGLESVGVKTSHGYIATDAHQRVLVDAERGDEQVVDGLWAIGDVTGQGGFTHVSMYQSDIAVATILERGGAGASYRALPRVTFTDPEIGAVGLTEAQARDKGLSVLTGTTDLAASSRGATYGPGAAGVVKVVADADRQVLVGATSAGPAGGEILGALTVAIQAEVPIEELRRTIWAYPTFHRAIGSAIADLSAPE, from the coding sequence ATGGATCATGCACAGCCCGAGACTGTCGACGTCGTCGTGATCGGAACGGGTCCCGGTGGAGAGGCCGCCGCCGGTGAGCTGGCCCGCGCCGGACTCTCCGTGGTGGCGATCGAGGCCGCCCTGGTCGGTGGCGAGTGCCCGTACTACGGGTGCATCCCGTCGAAGACGCTCATCCGGTCGGCCGACCTCCTCGCCGATGCCCGATCAGCCGACGGCGTCGCCGGAGACGTCACGGTGACGCCCGACTTCAGCGATGCGTACGCGCGGGTGGCGGCTGTCACGGCCGACTGGGACGACACCGCCGCCGTGGAGCGCCTCGAGAACGCCGGTGCGCGGCTCGTCCGGGGGACGGCGACCATCACCGGCCCGGGCACCGTCAGCGTCGGCGACCGCTCGTGGACGGCCCAGCACGGCATCCTCCTCGACGTGGGTACGCGCCCCACCGTCCCGCCGATCGACGGACTGGCCGACACGCCGTACTGGACGAACCGGGACCTGCTCCGCAGCGCCGAGGCTCCGACGTCCCTGCTGGTGCTCGGCGGTGGCGCGATCGGGCTCGAGCTGGCTCAGGCGTACGCGCGGTACGGCGTGGCGGTGACCGTCGTCGAGGCAGCTCCGCGGCTCCTCGCGCACGAGGAGCCCGAGTCCAGCGAGCTCGTCACCCGAGCGCTCGAGGCCGACGACGTCGACATCCGGACGTCCAGCAAGGTCGTCGAGGTGGCCCACGACGGTGAGCGCTTCAGCGTCGCCCTCGCGGACGGGACGACCCTGGGGGCCCAGCGTCTCCTGGTGTCCTCAGGGCGCACGCCCAACACCGATCGGCTCGGTCTCGAGTCGGTCGGGGTCAAGACCAGCCACGGCTACATCGCCACCGACGCACACCAGCGCGTGCTGGTCGACGCCGAGCGAGGCGACGAGCAGGTCGTCGACGGCCTGTGGGCCATCGGCGACGTCACCGGTCAGGGCGGGTTCACCCACGTCTCGATGTACCAGTCGGACATCGCCGTGGCCACGATCCTCGAGCGCGGTGGTGCCGGCGCGTCCTACCGTGCCCTCCCCCGCGTCACCTTCACCGATCCCGAGATCGGCGCTGTCGGTCTCACGGAGGCCCAGGCCCGGGACAAGGGTCTCTCCGTGCTCACGGGCACCACCGACCTCGCCGCGTCCTCACGTGGCGCCACGTACGGTCCGGGCGCTGCCGGGGTCGTGAAGGTGGTTGCCGACGCCGACCGGCAGGTTCTCGTCGGTGCGACGTCCGCCGGCCCCGCTGGCGGCGAGATCCTGGGCGCGCTGACGGTGGCCATCCAGGCGGAGGTGCCGATCGAGGAGCTGCGCCGGACGATCTGGGCGTACCCGACGTTCCACCGGGCCATCGGTTCCGCCATCGCGGACCTTTCAGCCCCGGAGTGA
- a CDS encoding TetR/AcrR family transcriptional regulator, whose amino-acid sequence MPDRAPSPKRDAILAAALEVFAERGVRGVAVPEIAARASVGTGTIYRYFASKDVLVNELFREHKRALGARLDAAFRRPSDPPQQQFAQFWAALVAFVREDPAAYRFLELQDHLSYLDDESRRVERELLEPMGAGVSRLQRSGSLRDDLRHEVVMAMIWGAFVNLFKAERQGYLVLTDDDLAAARDGCWRMIAL is encoded by the coding sequence GTGCCTGATCGCGCCCCGTCCCCGAAGCGAGACGCCATCCTCGCCGCCGCGCTCGAGGTGTTCGCGGAGCGCGGCGTCCGCGGCGTCGCCGTACCCGAGATCGCGGCGCGTGCGTCGGTCGGGACGGGGACGATCTACCGTTACTTCGCGAGCAAGGACGTGCTGGTCAACGAGCTGTTCCGCGAGCACAAGAGGGCACTCGGCGCGCGACTGGACGCGGCGTTCCGACGGCCGAGCGACCCGCCGCAGCAGCAGTTCGCGCAGTTCTGGGCGGCGCTCGTCGCCTTCGTCCGCGAAGACCCTGCGGCCTATCGGTTCCTGGAGCTGCAGGACCACCTCTCGTACCTCGACGATGAGAGCCGGCGGGTCGAGCGGGAGCTCCTCGAGCCGATGGGGGCGGGTGTCTCGCGGCTTCAGCGGTCCGGTTCGCTGCGTGACGACCTCCGCCACGAGGTCGTCATGGCGATGATCTGGGGCGCCTTCGTCAACCTGTTCAAGGCCGAGCGCCAGGGATACCTCGTCCTCACCGATGACGATCTCGCCGCGGCGAGGGACGGCTGCTGGCGGATGATCGCGCTGTAG
- a CDS encoding ribonuclease D: MTDTIEPPAEDPAEEPSEVPEPVVLPPLELRDPLPSVVDDPATLAAVLESLQAGTGPVAIDAERASGYRYSQRAYLIQLRREGAGTALIDPVAFDDLGALNEVLASTEWILHAATQDLPSLAEVGLRPRTLFDTELAGRLLNLPRVGLAALVQEVFGMSLAKEHSAADWSTRPLPEPWLLYAALDVEPLVGLRDELERRLDAAGKLEWAQEEFSALLSFTGPAARSEPWRRTSGIHKVRGARRLATVRSLWEARDVIARERDVTPGRVLNDAVIVAIARANPASRQELRDLDVMRSRGARRYLDTWDAAVSQAREVAERDLPSAAASDADGPPPPRSWPDRNPEAAARLTAYRTALTAIAERHDLPSENLLTPETVRRLAWDDPAGGDQDAVAEFLTARGARPWQVALTASALATARRSL; encoded by the coding sequence GTGACGGACACCATCGAGCCGCCGGCCGAAGATCCGGCGGAGGAGCCGTCCGAGGTTCCCGAGCCGGTCGTGCTGCCGCCGCTCGAGCTGCGCGATCCGCTTCCGAGTGTCGTCGACGACCCTGCCACGCTCGCCGCGGTCCTCGAGTCGCTCCAGGCAGGCACGGGCCCGGTCGCCATCGACGCCGAGCGAGCGTCCGGATACCGCTACTCACAGCGTGCCTACCTCATCCAGCTGCGCCGCGAAGGGGCCGGCACCGCGCTGATCGACCCCGTCGCGTTCGACGACCTGGGTGCACTCAACGAAGTCCTCGCGTCGACCGAGTGGATCCTCCACGCGGCCACGCAGGACCTGCCGTCCCTCGCCGAGGTGGGGCTGCGCCCGCGCACGCTCTTCGACACCGAGCTGGCAGGACGCCTCCTCAACCTCCCCCGAGTCGGCCTCGCCGCGCTCGTCCAGGAGGTCTTCGGCATGAGCCTCGCCAAGGAGCACTCGGCCGCCGACTGGTCCACCAGGCCGCTGCCGGAGCCGTGGCTGCTGTACGCCGCGCTGGACGTGGAGCCCCTCGTCGGGCTCCGCGACGAGCTGGAGCGTCGCCTCGACGCGGCCGGCAAGCTCGAGTGGGCGCAGGAGGAGTTCTCCGCACTGCTCTCGTTCACCGGCCCCGCCGCACGATCCGAGCCTTGGCGGCGTACGTCCGGCATCCACAAGGTCCGCGGCGCACGCCGCCTTGCCACCGTGCGCTCGCTGTGGGAGGCCCGCGACGTGATCGCCCGCGAGCGGGACGTCACCCCCGGCAGGGTGCTCAACGACGCGGTGATCGTCGCGATCGCCCGGGCGAACCCCGCCAGCCGCCAGGAGCTGCGCGACCTCGACGTGATGCGCAGCCGCGGTGCCCGCCGCTACCTCGACACCTGGGACGCCGCGGTGAGCCAAGCCCGTGAGGTCGCGGAGCGCGATCTGCCGTCCGCCGCCGCGAGCGACGCCGACGGGCCACCGCCACCTCGTTCGTGGCCCGACCGCAATCCCGAGGCCGCAGCGCGCCTCACGGCGTACCGGACGGCGCTCACCGCGATCGCGGAGCGCCACGACCTCCCGTCCGAGAACCTCCTCACGCCGGAGACGGTGCGACGGCTGGCGTGGGACGACCCTGCCGGCGGCGACCAGGACGCGGTCGCGGAGTTCCTCACGGCTCGCGGCGCACGGCCGTGGCAGGTCGCGCTGACGGCGAGCGCTCTCGCCACCGCGCGCAGGAGCCTCTGA
- a CDS encoding DUF3000 domain-containing protein — protein MAARSELDGQPSEFIDAVAALRDAELRPEVVCEELPAPRRIAPYSYAQSGDVHAGGDEIGTGRLVLLHDPGGNDAWQGTFRLVTFTRADVDADMAADPVLPEVGWSWLVEALYAKNAAYVAPSGSVTTVRTEGFGGMEEDGSRAQLEIRASWTPLFGSGDDLARHASAWSELLCNVAGLPPLAPGVLTLPRRGREGRPRR, from the coding sequence ATGGCAGCACGGAGCGAGCTCGACGGTCAGCCGTCCGAGTTCATCGATGCTGTCGCCGCACTGCGCGACGCCGAGCTACGACCAGAGGTGGTGTGCGAGGAGCTTCCGGCTCCCCGACGGATCGCCCCGTACTCGTACGCGCAGAGCGGCGACGTCCACGCTGGCGGCGACGAGATCGGCACCGGTCGCCTCGTCCTGCTCCACGACCCGGGCGGCAACGACGCCTGGCAGGGGACGTTCCGCCTGGTGACGTTCACCCGGGCGGACGTCGACGCCGACATGGCCGCCGACCCCGTCCTTCCCGAGGTCGGGTGGAGCTGGCTGGTCGAGGCGCTCTACGCCAAGAACGCCGCGTACGTCGCCCCCAGCGGCAGCGTGACGACGGTCCGCACCGAGGGGTTCGGCGGCATGGAGGAGGACGGCTCCCGTGCGCAGCTGGAGATCCGCGCCTCGTGGACCCCGTTGTTCGGCTCGGGCGACGACCTCGCGCGCCACGCCTCCGCCTGGAGCGAGCTGCTGTGCAACGTCGCCGGGCTGCCTCCGCTCGCTCCCGGCGTCCTGACCCTCCCCCGACGTGGCCGTGAGGGGCGGCCGCGGCGGTGA
- the hemE gene encoding uroporphyrinogen decarboxylase, with amino-acid sequence MTAPQKDDRSAEPTPAKAASVEKPKAGEAKKPKAGEAKKPKSGAAAAPEAKSTSAFLAACRGEKPSHVPVWFMRQAGRSLPEYRKVREGVPMLESCTRPEMVVEITMQPVRRYGVDAAIFYSDIVVPLKAIGVDLDIVPGTGPVVEHPIRSVKDVEKQLRDLEPGDVSYVSEAVRGLVGELGDTPLIGFSGAPFTLASYLIEGGPSRDHRLTKELMYRDPDTWDALLGRLAKIAAAFLRVQVEAGAQAVQLFDSWAGSLSRDDYVRYVKPYAKTVLDAVADLDVPRIHFGVGTGELLGEMADAGADVVGVDWRVDLADGIKRVGAKRAVQGNLDPTALFAPDDIMKAKADAVMKAGRKARGHVFNLGHGVLPATDPDALKRLVDHVHAYEVR; translated from the coding sequence GTGACTGCCCCGCAGAAGGACGACAGGTCCGCTGAGCCGACACCCGCGAAGGCCGCCTCGGTCGAGAAGCCGAAGGCCGGTGAGGCGAAGAAGCCGAAGGCCGGTGAGGCGAAGAAGCCGAAGTCCGGCGCAGCGGCAGCGCCCGAGGCCAAGTCCACCAGTGCTTTCCTCGCGGCCTGCCGCGGCGAGAAGCCGAGCCACGTCCCAGTCTGGTTCATGCGCCAGGCGGGGCGTTCGCTCCCGGAGTACCGGAAGGTCCGCGAGGGCGTCCCGATGCTCGAGTCGTGCACACGCCCCGAGATGGTCGTGGAGATCACGATGCAGCCGGTCCGCCGGTACGGCGTCGATGCGGCGATCTTCTACTCCGACATCGTGGTCCCGCTGAAGGCGATCGGGGTCGACCTCGACATCGTTCCCGGCACGGGGCCTGTCGTCGAGCACCCGATCCGCTCGGTCAAGGACGTGGAGAAGCAGCTCCGTGACCTCGAGCCAGGCGACGTCTCGTACGTCTCCGAGGCCGTGCGAGGACTGGTCGGCGAGCTCGGCGACACCCCGCTCATCGGCTTCTCCGGTGCACCGTTCACGCTCGCGTCCTACCTCATCGAGGGCGGCCCCTCACGCGACCACCGGCTCACCAAGGAGCTGATGTACCGCGACCCCGACACGTGGGACGCGCTCCTGGGCAGGCTCGCGAAGATCGCTGCCGCCTTCCTCCGGGTGCAGGTCGAGGCCGGCGCCCAGGCGGTCCAGCTGTTCGACTCGTGGGCCGGCTCGCTGTCGCGCGACGACTACGTCCGCTACGTCAAGCCCTACGCCAAGACGGTGCTCGACGCCGTCGCCGACCTAGACGTGCCTCGGATCCACTTCGGTGTCGGTACGGGCGAGCTGCTCGGGGAGATGGCCGACGCCGGGGCCGACGTGGTCGGCGTCGACTGGCGCGTCGATCTCGCGGACGGGATCAAGCGGGTCGGCGCCAAGCGGGCCGTCCAGGGCAACCTCGACCCGACGGCTCTCTTCGCGCCGGACGACATCATGAAGGCGAAGGCCGACGCCGTGATGAAGGCGGGACGCAAGGCACGGGGCCATGTCTTCAACCTCGGTCACGGAGTCCTCCCCGCGACCGACCCCGACGCGCTGAAGCGCCTGGTCGACCACGTCCACGCGTACGAGGTTCGCTGA